A single uncultured Methanolobus sp. DNA region contains:
- the mtaA gene encoding methylcobamide:CoM methyltransferase MtaA: MNMKERLLKALKGEEVDKVPVCTVTQSAIVELMDQTGAAWPEAHSNAQMMADLAVASYEVCGLEGVRAPYCLTVLAEAMGCTVNMGTKNRQPSVTDHPYPKGVEDLKMPENLLTVGRIPVVLETMKIIRDKVGDEVPIIAGMEGPVTLASDLASVKKFMKWSIKAPEDFNTILDFACQACIEYANALFDAGVDVISVPDPVASPDLMAPDTFDKLLKPVLQKFADGVKGPMILHVCGDVTAILEMMADCHFESISIEEKVKDLKGAKAKVAGKVTICGNVSSPFVLLAGDEAAVKAAATKALEDGIDVLAPGCGIAPDTPVANLKAMVEARNEYYA, encoded by the coding sequence ATGAACATGAAAGAAAGATTACTCAAAGCATTAAAAGGTGAAGAAGTCGACAAAGTACCTGTATGTACAGTAACACAGTCCGCTATTGTTGAGCTCATGGACCAGACCGGTGCAGCATGGCCAGAAGCACACAGCAACGCACAGATGATGGCAGACCTCGCAGTCGCATCATACGAAGTATGCGGTCTTGAGGGTGTAAGAGCTCCATACTGTCTCACAGTTCTTGCTGAGGCAATGGGATGTACAGTCAACATGGGTACAAAGAACAGACAGCCATCAGTCACAGACCACCCATACCCAAAGGGTGTCGAAGACCTTAAGATGCCAGAGAATCTCCTTACAGTAGGCAGGATTCCTGTTGTGCTTGAAACCATGAAGATCATCAGAGACAAAGTAGGAGATGAAGTTCCTATCATCGCTGGTATGGAAGGTCCAGTAACACTCGCATCAGACCTTGCAAGTGTAAAGAAGTTCATGAAATGGTCCATCAAGGCACCAGAAGACTTCAACACAATCCTCGACTTCGCATGTCAAGCATGTATCGAGTACGCAAACGCACTCTTTGACGCAGGAGTAGACGTAATCAGTGTACCAGACCCAGTAGCATCCCCAGACCTTATGGCTCCTGACACATTCGACAAGCTTCTCAAGCCAGTCCTTCAGAAATTCGCTGATGGTGTAAAGGGCCCAATGATTCTCCACGTTTGTGGTGATGTAACTGCAATTCTTGAAATGATGGCAGACTGCCACTTCGAGTCCATCAGTATTGAAGAGAAAGTAAAGGACCTTAAGGGCGCAAAGGCAAAGGTAGCTGGTAAGGTAACTATCTGTGGTAACGTATCAAGCCCATTCGTACTTCTCGCAGGCGATGAAGCAGCTGTAAAGGCAGCAGCAACAAAGGCTCTCGAAGACGGAATCGATGTCCTTGCACCAGGCTGTGGAATTGCACCTGACACCCCAGTTGCAAACCTTAAGGCAATGGTCGAAGCAAGAAACGAATACTACGCATAA